In a genomic window of Thiolapillus brandeum:
- a CDS encoding sirohydrochlorin chelatase yields MNALLVVAHGSRRETSNEEVRKLCRRIEQEAAGEEFFLVRAGFLELAEPSIPEGIGQCVEAGADRVVVLPYFLSAGRHVSEDIPAEVEEARRLHPKASIVLAPYLGSAPGVSRLLVELAVGGKKNGDSAK; encoded by the coding sequence ATGAACGCCCTGCTGGTGGTTGCACACGGCAGCCGGCGCGAGACTTCCAATGAAGAAGTGAGGAAGCTCTGTCGCCGTATCGAACAAGAAGCTGCCGGGGAGGAGTTTTTCCTGGTTAGAGCCGGTTTTCTCGAACTGGCCGAGCCTTCTATTCCTGAAGGTATCGGCCAATGCGTCGAGGCTGGCGCAGATCGGGTGGTGGTTTTGCCATACTTCCTTTCAGCGGGACGGCATGTCAGTGAAGACATTCCTGCAGAAGTGGAAGAGGCGAGACGCCTCCATCCCAAGGCATCCATTGTTCTTGCGCCCTATCTGGGGTCTGCACCGGGAGTCTCCAGGCTCCTGGTCGAACTCGCTGTAGGAGGTAAGAAAAATGGTGATTCTGCTAAGTGA
- a CDS encoding HesB/IscA family protein → MFTITPAAAKQIKIAAEQGGTEGMALRMAVRENKDGSFSYHMGFDEPADTDKRIQTEGVEVIMDPSFDKYLDECVLDFVELDDGSWQFVFLNPADPHYVPPKVN, encoded by the coding sequence ATGTTCACAATTACTCCCGCTGCAGCAAAGCAGATAAAAATCGCCGCCGAACAGGGTGGCACCGAAGGAATGGCGTTGCGCATGGCTGTTCGGGAAAACAAGGATGGTTCCTTTTCCTACCATATGGGATTCGATGAACCGGCAGACACGGACAAGCGTATTCAGACCGAAGGCGTGGAAGTCATCATGGATCCCAGCTTCGACAAATACCTGGATGAGTGCGTATTGGATTTTGTCGAGCTGGATGATGGTAGCTGGCAGTTTGTTTTTCTCAATCCCGCCGACCCCCACTATGTGCCACCCAAGGTCAACTGA
- a CDS encoding efflux RND transporter permease subunit, whose protein sequence is MKSPPQVPGGGVARWSIHHPVAVIMLTLAAVMLGLFSLRALKIDLLPHIIYPSIGVRINDPGVPATIMEDRITRQLEEQLAITEDAIHIRSATREGRAAVDLDFAYGTDIDIALRDASMRLDRAKRFLPDTIESPIIYKRDPSQLPAAEYAISSRSMDPVQLREWVDYTLGKWLINVPGVAAAEVAGGLRREIQIIADPDRLFAHGLDILDLEDSIEKQNRDVASGRLRNTTTEIPVQTKGRFLQVQDIEQIPLKLSTSAPGLHDMRLGELTQVIDGHEEPRMDIRLNRQSAIKLSVQKQPQANTVATVDRVNRQLDALEDRGMLPRDIQITAVSDEAHHIRRSLRNAVNAALSGALLAMLVVYLFLGSVRRTLIIGSAIPIAILVTITLMSAVDLTLNIMTLGGLALGIGMLVDSTIVMLENIYRHQRRGEASLDHASQAAGEVTSAIVASTSTNLAAVLPFLFIGGLIGLLFQELIITISAAILASMVVSLTLVPALAARIPARREGWLRRHINRLMENLQNAYAWILARLLRIGWLVILVFLIMLATTTKSLLQPISTFLPRIDDGRVGIYLTADRGIDVREMDVITSKVETLVLNQPETESVLTTVGGFTFGRSRYESANRANLQIQLRTHNRKMNTGQWVKKMRRKVQALKLAGVKIRIRPRGIRGLRVGRGDDDVNFQARGPDLDILTEIGKKMAERLAEVPGLRNIKQSNESVTMELAIHPDRQKMLQYGLDMSAIGKAVRYALEGRTVSSMTDGDRSIDIILMLDPRDAATPGDLENIIVMTNSRPRTAVRLGDMASIELKPAPATIIREQQQRIVEVNATLDEGFNMEQVLHQAQGVLDGIDLPDGYSIYEGGSLKTLQQSKETGYQLLGLALFLVLVVMAVQYESLRNPLIILFSIVFSLIGVALGLTVTHTPISMPVWLGLIMLAGIVVNNAIILVEYIELKRQEGMRKQQAIITAARLRLRPILMTTLTTVAGMIPLAMAWGQGSEMLQPLAITIVSGLSFSLLVSLLLVPATYQYLGAGNHAQDSTPAMRTQGI, encoded by the coding sequence ATGAAAAGCCCCCCCCAAGTGCCGGGCGGCGGTGTCGCACGCTGGTCCATTCATCATCCGGTAGCGGTGATCATGCTCACCCTGGCGGCTGTAATGCTCGGCCTGTTCTCCCTGCGGGCGCTCAAGATCGATCTGCTGCCTCATATCATCTATCCCTCCATAGGTGTGCGCATCAATGATCCCGGCGTACCAGCCACCATTATGGAAGACCGGATCACCCGCCAGTTGGAAGAACAGCTGGCGATTACCGAGGACGCCATACATATACGTTCAGCCACCCGGGAAGGCCGTGCAGCGGTAGATCTGGACTTTGCCTATGGCACGGATATCGATATCGCCCTACGTGATGCCTCCATGCGCCTCGACCGGGCCAAGCGTTTTCTACCGGACACCATAGAATCCCCCATCATCTACAAACGCGATCCCTCCCAGCTGCCTGCCGCCGAGTATGCCATCAGTTCCCGGTCCATGGATCCCGTACAACTCCGGGAATGGGTGGATTACACTCTGGGCAAGTGGCTGATAAATGTCCCCGGCGTGGCGGCAGCCGAAGTGGCGGGTGGCCTGCGCCGGGAAATCCAGATCATTGCGGATCCCGACAGGCTTTTCGCCCATGGTCTGGACATACTCGACCTGGAAGACAGTATCGAGAAACAAAACCGGGACGTCGCCAGCGGCCGCTTGCGAAACACTACCACGGAGATCCCGGTGCAAACCAAGGGGCGTTTCCTGCAGGTTCAGGACATCGAGCAGATTCCCCTGAAACTGAGCACCAGTGCTCCCGGCCTGCACGATATGCGCCTGGGGGAACTGACCCAGGTCATCGACGGCCATGAAGAACCGCGCATGGACATCCGTCTCAATCGCCAGTCAGCCATCAAGCTGTCTGTTCAGAAGCAGCCTCAGGCCAACACCGTGGCTACCGTGGACAGGGTCAACCGGCAGCTCGATGCTCTCGAAGACCGGGGCATGCTGCCCCGGGACATTCAGATTACCGCCGTCAGCGATGAAGCGCACCACATCAGGCGCTCCCTGAGGAACGCGGTCAATGCCGCCCTGAGCGGGGCCTTGCTGGCCATGCTGGTTGTGTACCTGTTTCTTGGCAGTGTACGCCGCACCCTGATCATTGGCAGCGCCATACCCATCGCCATCCTGGTGACCATCACTCTCATGTCCGCAGTGGATCTCACCTTGAACATCATGACTCTGGGAGGACTGGCTCTGGGCATCGGCATGCTGGTGGACAGCACCATCGTCATGCTGGAGAACATATACCGCCATCAGCGGCGGGGCGAAGCCAGTCTGGATCATGCCAGCCAGGCCGCGGGTGAAGTGACTTCCGCCATCGTTGCATCCACCTCCACCAACCTCGCAGCGGTATTACCCTTTCTGTTCATTGGCGGTCTCATTGGCCTGTTGTTTCAGGAGCTGATCATCACCATTTCCGCCGCCATACTGGCGTCCATGGTGGTCTCTCTGACCCTGGTGCCTGCCCTGGCTGCCCGCATTCCCGCCCGGCGCGAAGGCTGGCTGCGCCGGCATATCAACCGGCTCATGGAAAACCTGCAAAACGCCTATGCCTGGATCCTCGCACGTCTTCTCAGGATCGGCTGGCTGGTGATACTGGTATTCCTGATAATGCTGGCCACTACCACAAAATCCCTGCTGCAACCCATCTCCACCTTTCTTCCCCGCATCGATGATGGCCGGGTGGGCATCTACCTTACTGCCGACCGGGGCATCGATGTACGCGAAATGGATGTGATCACGTCCAAAGTGGAAACCCTGGTATTGAACCAGCCGGAAACCGAATCGGTACTGACCACCGTTGGTGGTTTTACCTTTGGCCGCTCCCGCTATGAAAGCGCCAACCGGGCCAACCTTCAGATCCAGCTCCGCACTCACAACCGCAAAATGAACACCGGCCAGTGGGTGAAGAAGATGCGCCGGAAAGTTCAGGCACTCAAGCTGGCAGGCGTCAAGATACGCATTCGCCCCCGGGGCATCCGTGGGCTGCGTGTCGGACGGGGTGATGATGACGTGAACTTCCAGGCCCGGGGGCCGGATCTTGACATCCTGACTGAGATAGGCAAAAAAATGGCCGAACGCCTGGCAGAGGTACCGGGCCTGAGAAACATCAAGCAATCCAACGAAAGCGTTACCATGGAGCTGGCCATTCATCCTGACCGGCAGAAGATGTTGCAGTATGGCCTGGATATGAGCGCCATCGGAAAGGCGGTTCGCTATGCCCTTGAAGGGCGCACGGTGAGCAGCATGACCGACGGCGACCGAAGCATCGATATCATACTCATGCTGGACCCCAGGGATGCCGCCACCCCTGGCGACCTGGAAAACATCATTGTGATGACGAACAGTCGTCCCCGCACGGCGGTGCGTCTGGGAGACATGGCGAGTATCGAACTCAAACCGGCGCCAGCCACCATTATCCGTGAACAACAACAGCGTATCGTCGAGGTGAATGCCACCCTGGACGAAGGTTTCAATATGGAGCAGGTGCTCCACCAGGCACAGGGCGTCCTGGATGGTATCGATCTGCCGGATGGTTACAGCATCTACGAAGGCGGCAGCCTGAAAACCCTGCAGCAAAGCAAGGAAACCGGCTATCAGCTACTCGGCCTGGCTCTGTTCCTGGTGCTGGTGGTCATGGCTGTACAGTATGAATCCCTGCGCAATCCCCTGATCATTCTGTTCAGCATCGTATTCTCCCTGATCGGCGTGGCCCTGGGGCTGACAGTGACCCACACTCCCATCTCCATGCCTGTGTGGCTGGGCCTGATCATGCTCGCGGGTATCGTGGTCAACAACGCCATCATCCTGGTGGAATACATCGAGCTGAAACGGCAGGAAGGAATGAGGAAGCAACAGGCCATCATCACCGCAGCGCGCCTGCGCCTGCGCCCCATACTCATGACGACCCTGACCACGGTGGCCGGCATGATACCTTTGGCCATGGCCTGGGGCCAGGGTTCAGAAATGCTTCAGCCCCTGGCCATCACCATCGTCTCCGGACTGTCGTTCTCCCTGCTGGTGAGCCTGTTGCTGGTACCTGCCACCTATCAATATCTGGGCGCTGGCAACCACGCACAGGACAGCACCCCGGCCATGAGGACACAGGGCATCTGA
- the grxC gene encoding glutaredoxin 3, with protein sequence MSSPRVVVYSTAMCPYCVRAKSLLQGKGVEYEEIRVDLDRDLMVEMMQRSNRRTVPQIFIDDLHVGGFDDMAQLDAYGKLDPLLGLAPHGEEPAFAHSPDASEDGPT encoded by the coding sequence GTGTCTTCACCCCGTGTCGTCGTCTATTCAACCGCCATGTGTCCCTATTGCGTCCGCGCCAAATCCCTGTTGCAGGGAAAGGGCGTCGAGTATGAGGAAATTCGCGTGGATCTGGACCGGGACCTGATGGTGGAAATGATGCAGCGCAGCAACCGCCGCACAGTACCCCAGATTTTTATCGATGACCTTCACGTAGGAGGCTTCGATGACATGGCCCAACTGGATGCCTATGGCAAGCTCGATCCCCTGCTGGGCCTGGCCCCCCATGGTGAAGAACCCGCCTTCGCTCACAGCCCTGACGCCTCTGAGGATGGCCCTACCTGA
- a CDS encoding RNA recognition motif domain-containing protein encodes MVILLSDLPDKVEKKELKELVEQYHPVRQVAPCAEYQGKCVEWRVELGDADREVANYVTDKLNGYYWKGCHLNAYCPVFQSSSAA; translated from the coding sequence ATGGTGATTCTGCTAAGTGATCTTCCAGACAAGGTAGAAAAAAAGGAACTGAAGGAACTGGTGGAACAATATCACCCGGTCAGGCAGGTGGCGCCCTGCGCCGAGTATCAGGGAAAGTGCGTGGAGTGGCGCGTGGAATTGGGCGATGCGGATCGGGAAGTCGCCAATTATGTCACTGACAAGCTCAATGGCTATTACTGGAAAGGCTGCCACCTGAACGCTTATTGCCCGGTGTTTCAGTCCTCGTCAGCGGCGTAA
- a CDS encoding RNA-binding S4 domain-containing protein, giving the protein MSDADRMRLDKWLWAARFYKTRKLAAEAVSGGKVHLNGQRSKPGKEVSPGSRLHITKNGLEWDIEVLVLPKQRRPASEAAGFWSESQRSLEHREKQLALLRAARAAAPVHTEGRPSKKDRRLIHRFKQQ; this is encoded by the coding sequence ATGTCTGATGCAGACCGAATGCGCCTGGACAAATGGCTCTGGGCCGCACGTTTCTACAAGACCCGCAAGCTGGCTGCCGAAGCGGTCTCCGGGGGCAAGGTGCATCTGAACGGTCAACGCAGCAAGCCGGGCAAGGAAGTCAGTCCCGGCAGCCGCCTGCATATCACCAAAAACGGGCTGGAATGGGATATCGAGGTTCTGGTGCTGCCCAAACAGCGCCGGCCCGCTTCCGAAGCCGCTGGTTTCTGGTCTGAATCACAACGAAGCCTTGAACACCGGGAAAAGCAGCTGGCCCTGTTGCGCGCCGCCCGTGCTGCCGCCCCCGTACACACCGAAGGCCGTCCCAGCAAAAAGGACAGGCGCCTGATTCATCGTTTCAAACAACAATGA
- the nrfD gene encoding NrfD/PsrC family molybdoenzyme membrane anchor subunit, which produces MKKIHFSEWGIDSPRYWGMLALLGAFIAVAGLSVLYMEHNGHWVTGMTNQIVWGMPHVFAIFLIVAASGALNVASIGTAFDKKVYKPLGRLSALLAITLLAGGLAVLVLDLGQPGRLLIAMTHYNFKSIFAWNIYLYMGFMAVVALYIWFMMDWRMNKYYKPVGILAFLWRIILTTGTGSIFGFLVARQGYDAAIMAPMFVIMSFAYGLAVYILVLMFTFKVDGREVGDVVLRRLKNLLGVFAAAVFYFTLVYHLTNLYGTENHAYEAFILRDGGIYTLLFWGGWVFVGCLLPIGIVYHPSLGKTRGGIIAAATSVILGGLATVYVIVIGGQAFPMAIFPGKTIVASGFFDGVNGQPFLYSPTLAETLLGIGGFALTLMLTFVAIRVLRFLPASLADEVADPHYAKS; this is translated from the coding sequence ATGAAAAAGATTCACTTCAGCGAATGGGGCATAGACAGTCCTCGTTACTGGGGCATGCTTGCGCTACTGGGTGCATTTATTGCTGTGGCCGGGCTTTCCGTGCTTTACATGGAGCACAACGGGCATTGGGTTACCGGTATGACCAACCAGATTGTCTGGGGTATGCCGCATGTATTCGCCATATTCCTCATTGTTGCGGCTTCTGGCGCCCTGAATGTGGCTTCCATCGGCACGGCCTTTGACAAAAAGGTGTACAAGCCATTGGGTCGCCTTTCCGCATTGTTGGCGATTACATTGCTTGCTGGTGGCCTTGCGGTGCTGGTATTGGATCTTGGCCAGCCTGGTCGGTTGCTCATTGCCATGACCCACTATAATTTCAAATCCATTTTTGCCTGGAACATCTACTTGTACATGGGCTTTATGGCCGTCGTTGCCTTGTATATATGGTTTATGATGGATTGGCGCATGAACAAGTACTATAAGCCGGTTGGTATTCTGGCTTTTCTGTGGCGCATCATCCTTACTACAGGTACCGGCTCAATTTTCGGCTTCCTGGTCGCTCGTCAGGGTTATGACGCCGCTATTATGGCGCCGATGTTTGTCATCATGTCCTTTGCCTATGGTCTGGCGGTCTATATTCTTGTTCTGATGTTTACTTTCAAGGTAGATGGTCGTGAAGTGGGCGATGTGGTGCTACGGCGCCTGAAAAACCTGTTGGGTGTTTTCGCCGCAGCTGTGTTCTATTTCACCCTGGTTTACCATCTGACCAATTTGTACGGCACCGAAAACCATGCCTACGAAGCGTTCATTCTGCGCGATGGTGGCATTTATACACTGTTGTTCTGGGGCGGTTGGGTGTTCGTAGGGTGCCTGTTGCCCATTGGTATCGTCTACCATCCATCATTGGGCAAGACCCGTGGAGGCATCATAGCCGCTGCGACTTCGGTCATTCTTGGTGGTTTGGCTACCGTGTATGTCATCGTCATTGGCGGCCAGGCATTTCCCATGGCCATTTTTCCCGGCAAGACGATCGTTGCCAGTGGTTTCTTCGATGGCGTAAACGGTCAGCCCTTCCTCTATTCTCCCACCCTGGCTGAAACCCTGCTGGGTATTGGAGGGTTCGCACTGACCTTGATGCTGACATTCGTTGCTATCAGGGTGCTGCGCTTCCTGCCCGCGAGTCTGGCAGATGAAGTCGCTGATCCACACTATGCCAAGTCCTGA
- a CDS encoding cobyrinate a,c-diamide synthase: MAHLIISAAHKSSGKTTISIGLCAALRQQGHVVQPFKKGPDYIDPLWLGQAAGRSCYNLDFFTMGRNEIPRLFQKHMAGADIGVIEGNKGLYDGLDLDGSNSNAALAALLQAPVVLVLDTRGMTRGVAPLILGYQAFDENIRIAGVVLNSVGGSRHETKLRNVIEHYTDAKVIGAVPRNDSVQIDERHLGLMPSNEAEAAQERIDTIARHVGCNVDLNTVMDIANLAPSAVKTRETRKTSDAHADPVSIAYARDAAFGFYYPDDLDTLENSGARLLPFDTLKDEAMPEADGLFIGGGFPETAMEALSANAGMRRSLRDFIEQGGPAYAECGGLMYLCRSLEWEGRRGEMVGVIRADVKMHQKPQGRGYVRLCETSCHPWPDSKPQARRVNAHEFHYSGLEHLDESLRFAYKVERGYGVDGFHDGLVYKNLLANYSHMRNVGSSHWAERFVAHVRSCVNRRKS, translated from the coding sequence ATGGCTCATCTGATTATTTCTGCCGCCCACAAGTCATCGGGCAAGACTACCATAAGTATTGGCCTGTGTGCGGCCCTGCGTCAGCAGGGGCATGTGGTGCAGCCATTCAAGAAAGGTCCGGATTATATCGATCCGCTGTGGCTCGGACAGGCCGCAGGACGGTCCTGCTACAACCTGGATTTTTTTACCATGGGCAGGAACGAGATACCCCGTTTGTTCCAAAAACATATGGCTGGTGCGGATATTGGTGTCATAGAAGGCAACAAGGGATTGTATGATGGCCTGGATCTGGATGGCAGCAACAGCAATGCAGCCCTTGCGGCACTGCTGCAGGCACCTGTGGTGCTGGTTCTCGATACCAGGGGTATGACCCGGGGGGTTGCCCCTCTCATTTTGGGTTACCAGGCGTTCGATGAAAATATTCGTATTGCCGGCGTGGTTCTCAATAGTGTCGGGGGTTCGCGCCACGAAACCAAACTGCGCAACGTTATAGAACATTATACGGATGCAAAAGTCATTGGCGCGGTGCCACGCAATGACAGTGTGCAAATCGATGAGCGTCATCTGGGACTGATGCCCAGCAATGAGGCGGAAGCTGCTCAGGAACGTATCGATACCATTGCCAGGCATGTAGGCTGCAATGTGGATCTGAACACGGTTATGGATATTGCCAACTTGGCGCCATCTGCCGTGAAAACCAGGGAGACGAGGAAAACTTCAGACGCCCATGCGGATCCTGTCAGTATCGCCTATGCTCGGGATGCCGCTTTTGGTTTTTATTATCCGGATGACCTGGATACACTGGAAAATTCCGGTGCCCGCCTTCTGCCCTTTGATACCCTGAAGGACGAGGCTATGCCTGAGGCGGATGGCCTGTTCATCGGCGGCGGATTTCCGGAAACTGCCATGGAAGCGCTGAGCGCCAATGCTGGAATGCGCCGTTCCCTGCGGGATTTCATTGAACAGGGAGGCCCGGCCTATGCTGAATGCGGCGGACTCATGTATCTATGCCGCAGTCTGGAATGGGAAGGGCGGCGAGGGGAAATGGTTGGAGTTATCCGGGCCGATGTCAAAATGCACCAGAAACCTCAGGGTAGAGGTTATGTGCGTTTGTGCGAAACTTCCTGCCATCCTTGGCCGGATAGCAAACCGCAGGCGCGCCGGGTGAATGCCCACGAATTTCATTATTCCGGGTTGGAACATCTGGACGAAAGCCTGCGATTTGCCTATAAGGTGGAACGGGGCTATGGTGTCGATGGTTTTCATGATGGCCTGGTGTACAAGAACCTGCTCGCGAACTATTCACATATGCGTAATGTAGGTTCCAGTCACTGGGCGGAACGGTTCGTCGCGCATGTGCGAAGTTGCGTGAATCGCAGAAAGAGTTGA
- the pepN gene encoding aminopeptidase N — MWKEASPRTIYLKDYQPVPWVIRTVDLDFRLHEKGTRVISRLTLERNPAFTGQAAELRLDGEGLKPVWLRLDGSELHGDAYGIDDQGLVLFNPPEQFVLESEVELAPEKNTTLQGLYRSGSMFCTQCEAEGFRHITWYLDRPDVMARFKVRLEADRDKYPVLLSNGNPLERGELPDNRHYAEWEDPHPKPSYLFALVAGKLKYIEDSFETASGRPVRLRIYVEPENIDKCDHAMQSLIRSMRWDEEKYGREYDLDVFNIVAVNDFNMGAMENKGLNIFNSKYVLARPDTATDDDYLGIEAVIAHEYFHNWTGNRITCRDWFQLSLKEGFTVYRDQEFSSDMGARGIKRIDDVRMLRAHQFAEDDSPMAHPVRPASYMEINNFYTVTVYEKGAEVVRMQANLLGPELFRKATDIYFDRFDGQAVTTDDFVRCMEDASGRDLTQFRHWYDYAGTPELTVQGEYHPDEQVYRLQVRQSVPDTPGQKNKPPFHIPLVVGLLDSHGRDMPLDRSDGSARPELLEVMEKEQTFEFRNLPEAPVPSLLRGFSAPVKLNYPYSDAELVFLMAHDSDGFNRWDAGQELAQRVLLKLVEQAPEGADMLAEFTHAFHRALDAAHSDPALLSEVLSLPSESLLGERMEVVDVEGIHAAREQVKAHIGKRLHDDLLSHYRDLGEEGEYQVTPETIGRRRLKNLLLTYLTASGSREAVDLCVQQYQAGHNMTDVIHALTLVADGDHPARQELLDDFAARWHADPLVMDKWFSVQARSSRKDTLERVMALQEHPAFSITNPNKVRALIGSFAMGNPFCFHSADGKGYTFLVDKVLQLDGINPQIAARLLRSMARWRHYDKARRELARGQLERVAGQNGISRDVYEVASKSLQG; from the coding sequence ATGTGGAAAGAAGCCAGTCCAAGAACCATCTACCTAAAAGATTATCAGCCGGTGCCCTGGGTCATTCGGACTGTGGATCTGGATTTTCGCCTGCATGAAAAGGGCACCCGGGTCATTTCCCGCCTGACCCTGGAGCGCAATCCGGCTTTTACCGGGCAGGCGGCGGAACTGCGCCTGGATGGGGAGGGGCTGAAACCCGTGTGGTTGCGCCTGGATGGCAGTGAGCTGCATGGGGATGCTTATGGTATCGATGATCAGGGATTGGTTCTGTTCAACCCGCCGGAGCAGTTTGTGCTGGAATCAGAAGTCGAACTGGCGCCGGAAAAGAACACCACTTTGCAAGGTCTGTACCGTAGTGGCTCCATGTTCTGTACCCAGTGTGAGGCAGAAGGCTTCCGGCATATTACCTGGTACCTGGATCGTCCGGATGTCATGGCCCGGTTCAAGGTGCGCCTGGAGGCAGACCGGGACAAGTACCCGGTACTCTTGTCCAACGGCAATCCCCTGGAACGGGGAGAACTTCCGGACAACCGTCACTATGCGGAATGGGAAGATCCTCATCCCAAGCCCAGTTATCTGTTTGCCCTGGTGGCCGGGAAATTGAAATACATCGAGGACAGTTTCGAGACGGCCTCCGGACGCCCGGTGCGGCTGCGTATCTACGTGGAGCCTGAGAACATCGACAAGTGTGATCATGCCATGCAGTCGCTCATCCGGTCCATGCGCTGGGACGAGGAGAAATATGGCCGGGAGTATGACCTGGACGTGTTCAATATCGTGGCGGTGAATGACTTCAATATGGGGGCCATGGAGAACAAGGGGCTGAATATCTTCAACTCCAAGTATGTCCTGGCCCGGCCGGATACGGCGACGGACGATGACTACCTTGGGATAGAAGCGGTCATTGCCCATGAGTATTTTCATAACTGGACCGGTAACCGCATCACTTGCCGGGACTGGTTCCAATTGTCCCTGAAGGAAGGCTTTACCGTGTACCGTGACCAGGAATTCTCCTCGGATATGGGAGCCCGGGGCATAAAACGCATCGACGATGTGCGTATGCTGCGCGCCCACCAGTTTGCGGAAGATGACAGTCCCATGGCGCATCCCGTACGTCCGGCTTCCTACATGGAGATCAACAATTTCTATACCGTGACCGTGTATGAAAAGGGCGCGGAAGTGGTGCGCATGCAGGCCAACCTCCTCGGTCCGGAACTGTTCCGCAAGGCTACGGACATATACTTCGACCGTTTTGACGGCCAGGCGGTGACCACGGATGATTTCGTCCGCTGCATGGAGGATGCCTCGGGGCGGGACCTGACCCAGTTCCGTCATTGGTACGACTATGCGGGTACTCCGGAACTTACCGTGCAGGGAGAATATCATCCTGATGAGCAGGTTTACCGCCTGCAGGTGCGGCAATCGGTGCCGGATACTCCGGGACAAAAGAACAAGCCCCCCTTTCATATTCCCCTGGTCGTGGGCCTGCTGGACAGCCATGGCCGGGATATGCCCCTGGATCGCTCAGACGGCAGCGCCCGCCCGGAACTCCTGGAGGTGATGGAAAAAGAGCAGACCTTTGAATTCCGCAATCTGCCCGAAGCCCCCGTGCCGTCCCTGTTGCGGGGGTTCTCCGCTCCGGTGAAGCTGAATTACCCATACAGTGACGCGGAGTTGGTATTCCTCATGGCCCACGACAGCGATGGTTTTAACCGCTGGGATGCGGGGCAGGAGTTGGCCCAGCGGGTGTTGCTCAAGCTGGTGGAGCAGGCGCCGGAAGGGGCGGATATGCTGGCGGAATTCACCCATGCTTTCCATCGGGCTCTGGATGCCGCGCACAGCGACCCGGCCCTGCTTTCCGAGGTGCTGTCCCTGCCTTCGGAGTCTCTTCTGGGAGAACGCATGGAAGTCGTGGACGTGGAGGGGATCCACGCTGCCCGGGAGCAGGTGAAGGCGCATATTGGCAAGAGGCTGCATGATGACTTGTTGTCTCACTACCGGGATTTGGGAGAGGAGGGGGAGTATCAGGTCACCCCCGAGACCATAGGGAGGCGGCGTCTAAAAAATCTGCTGCTCACTTACCTGACAGCCTCGGGCAGCAGGGAAGCGGTGGATCTTTGTGTGCAGCAATATCAGGCCGGGCACAATATGACTGACGTGATCCATGCCCTGACCCTGGTGGCCGATGGAGACCATCCCGCCCGTCAGGAACTGCTGGATGATTTTGCCGCCCGTTGGCACGCGGATCCCCTGGTAATGGACAAGTGGTTCAGTGTGCAGGCCCGCTCCAGCCGCAAGGACACCCTGGAGCGGGTGATGGCGCTGCAGGAGCATCCGGCTTTTTCCATCACCAATCCGAACAAGGTGCGTGCTCTGATTGGCAGTTTTGCCATGGGAAATCCGTTTTGTTTTCATTCTGCCGACGGAAAGGGCTATACTTTCCTGGTGGACAAGGTGCTGCAATTGGATGGCATCAATCCCCAGATAGCAGCGCGCCTGCTCAGAAGCATGGCGCGCTGGCGCCACTACGATAAAGCCCGACGGGAGCTGGCCAGGGGTCAGCTCGAACGGGTAGCTGGGCAGAACGGTATTTCCCGTGATGTCTATGAAGTGGCCAGCAAGAGCCTGCAGGGATGA